AGTGGCGACGGCGGAAGGGCGGGGTACGCCATGACACGGCAGGCCGGGCGGCGGTGGCCCCGGATCGCGGCGGAACTGGCCCGGGCCACCTCGGCGGACGATGCCGGTACGGGTACGGGTACGGGTATGGCTATGGGTACGCCTACGGGTGCCGGAACGGCGGACCTGCTGGATGCCGTCGAGCTGATGCTCCCCGCCGGTGGGCCGCAGACCCTCCCCCAGGTGCTGGCGCCCGTCCGCGCCTACCTGCTGCGGGCGCTCGGCGCGGACCGGCCCTTCGAGGGGGCGTGCGTGTTCGCCGGGGAGATCGCGGCGGCCGGGCGGCGGCCCGTCCAGGTGCGGGTGGAGTTACTGGCGCTCGCCCCGGAGGACGGGCACCGGGTGCACGGGCCGTACCGCCGGCCGCCGCTCCGGGACGTCGGGGAGGTACGGATCAGTCCTGCGGAGGCGTGACCGGGGCGGGCGTGACCGGCACCGGGGTGACCGGGCGGCCGGCGGGGCTGTCCGCCTGCTGGTCCGACCGGGTGGGGCCGCCCAGCGGGGAGCCCATCCAGGACAGGGCCTTCCAGCCGCCCTCGGGCGTACCGTCCAGCACCACCACGCCGGTGTTGTCGAGCGGGTGCCGGGCGGCGAAGGGGACGTCCACGTTCTCGGCCCGGGCGGCCGCCCACATCCGGATCGCGGCGCCGTGGCTGATCATGGCGACGGTACCGGCCCCGGAGTCGGCCGCCTCGGCCATCACCTCGTCGATCCGGGCGAGGGCCTCGACGCCGTTCTCGCCGCCGGGCATCCGCAGCGCCGTGTCCCCGGCCGACCAGGCGAAGGCCGTCCGCATGTAGGTTTCGCCGGCCTCCTGGTCCCCGCGCAGCTCCAGGTCGCCGGCCGAGAGCTCCCGCAGGCCGTCCCGGACCAGCGGCTCCAGCCCGCGGGCGGCGGCCAGCGGCGCGGCGGTCTGCTGGGTGCGGACCAGGGTGGAGACGTACAGCAGGTCGACGTCCTCCTCGGCCAGGGCGGCGGGCAGCGCGGCGGCCTGCTCCCGTCCGAGCGGGGTCAGCTCGGCGCCGGGCCTGGCGGTGTCCAGCAGTCTGCCGAGGTTGGAGAAGGTCTCGCCGTGGCGGATGAGCAGCAGGCGCATGGTGCGGGTCGGGCTCCGATCTCGGCCTCGTACGGACGGGCGGCCCGGGTGGCGGGGCGGCCGCCCGGAGCTTCCATCCTGCCAGGAACCCCCGCCCGGGGCCGTCGCCGGCGTACGTCCCGAAGACGGTCGTCCGGGTGGACGGAGGCAGGCGGGCAGGCTCGCCGGCGGACGGGCTCAGCCCGGCGGGGCGACCAGGCCCGCCTCGTACGCGGTGATCACCAGTTGCACGCGGTCCCGGGCGCCGAGCTTCGACAGCAGCCGCGCCACGTGCGACTTGGCGGTGGCCACCGAGATGAAGAGGTCCTCCGCGATCTCGCTGTTGGAACGGCCGCGCCCGACCAGGGTCAGTACCTCGCGCTCCCGGTCGGTGACACCCCCCAGCGACCGCGGGGCGCGACCGGGAGCCGCCCGGGAGCCGGCCAGGAAGTCCGCGATCAGGCGGCGGGTGACACCCGGCGCGATCAGCGCGTCCCCGGCGGCGACCACCCGGATCGCCGCCAGGATGTCGTCCAGCGCCATGTCCTTCACCGCGAAGCCGCTGGCACCGGCCCGCAGCGCGCCGTGGACGTGCTCGTCCTCGTCGAAGGTGGTCAGCACCAGCACCCGGGTGCTGCCCGGGCCGGCCATGATCCGGCGGGTGGCCTCGATCCCGTCCATGCCGGGCATCCGGATGTCCATCACCACCACGTCCGGCGCCAGCTCGGCGGCCAGCCGGACCGCCTCCTCGCCGTTCGCCGCCTCGCCGACCACCTCCAGGTCGGGGGTGTCGGTGATCAGCACCCGCAGCCCCGAGCGCACCAGCGGCTGGTCGTCGGCCAGCACCACCCGGACGGTCACCGGGCCGCCTCCACCGCGTCCGGGGCCTGCGCCGGGGCGGCCGTCACGACAGCGGGCGCGCCGGCCGGCAACGGCAGCACGGCCGCCACCCGGAACCCGCCCCCGGGGCGTGGCCCGGCCTCGAACCGGCCGTGCAGCAACCCGACCCGCTCCCGCATCCCCAGCAGGCCGAACCCGCGCGCCGACGACCCGCCGGCTCCCCGCCCCTCGTCCACGACCTCCACCGACAGCTCCTCGTCCCCGTAGTCGACGCTCACCCGGCAGTGGCCGGTGCCCGCGTGCCGGACGACGTTCGTCACGGCCTCCTGCACGATCCGGTACGCCGACAGCTCTATGTCCGGCGGCAGCGGCCGCCGCTCCCCGCTCCGTCGCACCTCCACCCGCACCCCGGCGGCCGCGGTCGCCGCAGCCAGCCGCTCCACGTCCGCCAGCCCCGCCACCGGCTCGGACGACACCGGGCCCACACCCTGCGGATCGGCCTGACGCAACGCCACCAGCGTCCGCCGCAGCCCCGCCAGGGTCTCCCGGCTGGTCGCCTCGATCGCCTGCAGCGCCCTCCTGGCCTCGTCCGGCTGCGTCCCGATCACCCGGCTGCCGACCCCCGCCTGGATCGCGATGATGCCGATGCTGTGGGCGACCATGTCGTGCAGCTCCCGGGCGATCCGCAGCCGTTCGGCGGTGATCGCCTGTTCGGTCGCCCGCGCCCGGGACGCCGACGCGGCCTCCCGGGCCTGCCGCACCGAAAGGCCGATCAGCCAGGCGAACAGCATCATCAGGGCGGCCGGGTACTGGACCTGCCCCAGCTGCACATCCACCCCCAGCACCGCCTGGACCACCTGGTACCCGGCCATCAGCGCGAGGGAGACGCCCAGCGCCCGCATCGCCACCGTGCCCGATCGGACCGTCACCAGGTAGCAGAGGGCCGCCGCGGCGGGCAGCAGATGACCGATCCGCAGATTCAGCGGCAGCAGTTCCTCGGTCAGGGCCATACCGAGGCCGGCCGACAGCAGCATGCCGAACACCGGCACGGGGAAGCGCCGCAGCAGGACGGCGGCCAGCAGGTCGACGCTCACCGCGGCCAGCGGGCCCGGCCGTTGAACCCCGTGGTCGACACCGTACGGCTCGCCGAGCAGGCTCTCCGCGATGGTGACGATCAGTATGGTGGCGCCCGCCCACAGCAGCGCCGGCCGCATCCGGTGCGCGGCGGCGAGCGAGGGCGGAGCTGCCGGTGTGACGTCCATCCGGCGAGACTAACCGGCCTGCGACCGGCGGACATCAGCCCCCGGGCGTAAGCCCACCGGCCAGTACCGGCCGGACAGGTGTCGCCCGCGGCCCGATGTCAGGCGGTGCCCGCACCGGCAGGGTTGGCACCGTGATCGAAGTCAACGAACTCACCAAGCGCTACGGCCGCAAGACCGCCGTCGACCAGCTCACCTTCACCGTGCGCCCCGGGCAGGTCACCGGGTTCCTCGGCCCGAACGGGGCCGGCAAGACCACCACCCTGCGGATGATCCTCGGCCTGGACGCGCCCACCGGCGGCACCGCCACCGTGAACGGCGTCCCGTTCCGCGACCACCGCCGCGGGCTGCACCACGCCGGTGCCCTGCTCGACGCCCAGCAGGTGCACGGCGGGCGCACCGCCGCCGCCCATCTCGCCGCGCTCGCCCGCAGCAACGGCATCGCCGCCCGCCGGGTGGACGAGGTCCTGGAGGAGGTCGGCCTGGCCGGGGCGGCCCGGCGCCGGGTCGGCGGGTTCTCGCTCGGCATGAAGCAGCGGCTCGGCATCGCCGTGGCCCTGCTCGGCGACCCCCCGGTGCTGATGTTCGACGAACCCGTCAACGGCATGGACCCGGAGGGGGTGCTCTGGGTGCGCCGGCTCTTCCGTCGGCTCGCCGCCGAGGGCCGCACGGTGTTCCTCTCCAGCCATCTGATGACGGAGATGGAGCACACGGCCGACCAGCTCGTGGTGATCGGCCAAGGTCGGTTGATCGCCGCCGAGTCGGTCGCCTCGTTCGCCGCCCGCGCCGGCCGGCCGAGCGTCCTGGTCGGGACTTCGCAGGCCGCCGAACTGGCCGACCTGCTGACGGCCGCCGGCGCGACCGTGCTGCCGGAGGGCTCGGCCGGCGCCGAACGGCTCACCGTGACCGGCCTGCCGGCCGGCCGGATCGGCGCACTGGCCGCCGAACACCTGATCACCCTGCACGAACTGACTACCCGCACCGCCTCGTTGGAGGAAGCCTTCATGGAACTGACCGCCGACAGCATCGAGTACCAGGCGGGGGGATCCCGATGAGCACCCCCGTCACCGGCGCGCGGCCAGGCCGGGCGACCGGCCGCGACCTGGCGCCCCGGACCGCCGCCGGCACTGCGCCGCCCGTCCGTTTCGGAGATCTGGTCGCCGCCGAGTGGATCAAGATCCGGTCGCTGCGCTCCACTCCCTGGCTGCTCGGACTCGTCGTCCTGGTCGCCGTCGGCGCCGCCGGGCTGGTCTCGTTCGCGGACTACGACGCGATCCCCGGCCGCGACCCAGGCTCGCCGTGGGAGCCCACCTTCGCCCTCCACGACGCCTTCCCGCCCGAGGGCTACCTGATGCTGATGCTCGCCGCCGGCAGCCTCGGGGCGATCGCCGTGGTCAGCGAGTACGGCAGCGGGCTGATCCGCACCACCACGGTGGCCGTCCCCGCCCGGGGGTCGGTGATCCTGGCGAAGGCCGCCGTCCAACTCCTGCTGTGGACGGTGGTCGGCGCGGTCACCGTCACCTGCTCGTACCTGCTCTCCTGGAGCATCCTCGACGGCCGGGACGCCGGCATCGCGATCACCGCCCCCGGCGCGCCGACCGCCCTGGCGGCGACGGTCCTGCTCGGCCCGGTCTGCGCACTGGTCGGCCTCGGCCTCGGCACCCTGATCCGGCACGCCGCGACCACCGTGCTGGCCGGTGTCCTCGTCCTGCTGATCCTGCCGACGCTCATCCTCCCGGCCAACAACCGATCGACCGTCGACCTCAACCACATGCTGGTGCTCAGCGCCTGGCAGCGCCTCACCCGCACCTGGGGATCGCCGTCCGCCGTCGACCACTACGCCTCGTACGCCGGGTCCTGGACCGTGTACGCGCTCTGGCCGCTGGTCGCGGTCGCCCTCGCGCTGGTGGTGGTGCGCCGGAGGGACGTCTGACGAGAAGGGGGCGCTCCGACCGGACGGTGCCTCAGCCCACCTCGCGGCCCCGGAAGGACCGCCGGTACTCGCGCGGGGCGAGCCCCACCCGGCGGACGAAGGCCGGGCGCAGCGAGACGGCGGAGGCGAAGCCGCAGCGGCCGGCCACCTCGTCGACCGGCAGGTCGGTCTCCTCCAGCAGGCGCTGGGCGGCCAGCACCCGCTGCTCCAGCAGCCAGCGCAGCGGGGAGGTGCCGGCGGCCTCGACGAAGCGGCGGGCGAAGGAACGCTCGGACATCAGCGCGAGACCGGCCATCCGGCGGACCGTCCACGGGGTGTCGAGGCCGGCCAGCACCTCCGTCCGGACTCGGGCCAGCGCGTCGTCACCGGCCTCCTCGGGTACCGGGGACGGGATGAACTGGGCCTGGCCGCCGGCCCGGAACGGCGCGGTGACCATCGCCCGGGCGATGGTGGCGGCGGCCTGCTGGCCGTGCGCGGAGCGGACCAGGTGCAGGCAGAGATCGATGCCGGCGGCGACCCCGGCCGAGGTCCAGATCTCACCGTCGCCGGTGAACAGCACCTCCGGCTGGACGTCGACGGCCGGGTGGCGGGCGGCCAGGTCCTGGGCGACGCACCAGTGCGTGGTGGCGGCCCGGCCGTCCAGCAGCCCGGCGTCCGCGAGGACGAACGCCCCGGCGCAGAGCGAGGCGATCGGGACGCCGCGCGCGTGCACCGCCCGCAGCGCCGCCAGCACAGCGGGGGCGGTGGGCGCCAGCGGCTGCTCCACCCCGGGGACGACCACCAGATCGCAGTCGAGCAGGGCGTCCAGCCCGTGGTCCGGCGTCCGTTCCAGCCCGCCGCCGAGCCGGACCCTGGCCCCGTCCGGCCCGCAGACCCGCAGGTCGAAGGCCGGCACTCCGGGTCGGCTGACCCGGTTCGCCCAGACCTCGCCGATCACCGCGTAGTCGAAGGCCCGTACGCCGTCGAAGATCAGGCAGCCCACTGTGCGCATGGCAGAAATCTATCGATCGACGCCGCCTCGCGTCACCGGACCTGGCATTCCGCCCGGGCCGGAGCGGCCAGGGCGGCCAGGGCGGCCAGGGCGGCGGACCGCGCAGGACCGACGAGGACGTCCGACCGGGCCCGCTCGGACGCTCGAAGGGCACTGGCAGGAATGTATCGATCGCTGGCACCGGCGCCACTCACCGGCCCGAACCGCCCGGCGGCACGATCGACGCATGACGAACACCAGCGCATTCGACGCCCCACTCACCCTCGCCCCCGATGCCGTCCTGATCGTGATCGACGTCCAACAGGGCTTCGACGAGGAGAAGTTCTGGGGCCCGCGGGACAACCCTGACGCCGAGAAGCGGATGGTCCAGCTGATCGAGAGCTGGCAGAGCACCGGCCGGCCGATCGTGACCGTCCAGCACGCCTCCGCCGCCGGGCCTCTGGTGGCCGGCACCCCCGGGTACGAGCTGAAGCCCGAGATCGCGGCCGTCGAACCCGACCTGCACATCGTGAAGTCGGTCAACAGCGCCTTCTACGGCACCCCCGACCTGCACGAGTGGCTCCAGGCGCGCGGCGCCCGACAGCTGGTCGTCGTCGGCATCATGACCAATGTGTGCAACGAGGTCACGGCCCGGATGGGCGGCAACCTCGGCTATGACGTGATCTTCCCGGCCGACGCCATGCACACCTTCGCGATGGCCGGCCCCGACGGCGAACTCATCCCCGCCACCGAACTCGCCCGCGCCACCTCGGCGGTGCTGCACACCGCCCGCTTCGCGAAGGTGGTCACCACGGACGCGGTACTGGCCGCCGCCGCGGCCTGACCCCGCCCGGCGGGCGCCCGCCCCTTCCACGACGACCACTGTCGGCGGGTCGTCGTGGAAGGGCTGGACAGCGTGGACGGGGGCGGATGGCGTGGACGGGGCGCGGGGTGGCCCGCGCCGGGCGGCGGGGCGCCACCGGCGAGACAGCGGGTCACACTCGTACTCGTACTCGCACTCGTACTCGCACTCCCGCAACCGCTCCCGCTCCCGCTCCGGCTCCGGCTCCGGCTCCGGCTCCGGCTCCGGCTCCGGCGTATCGAACTGATGAACATTTCGCCGCGCGGCCGGTATGCCGCTTTTGGCCGTTGCCGCCGCATTCCGTGCTCACTACGCTCGCCCGTTCCGTCCGCACCTCGCGAACGGGATCCGATGCACAGGGAGCACGCCGGATGGCGATCCGTAAGTCCACCATTCAGGAGCAGGTCGCCCAGGCGATCGCCTCGATCGAGCCCAACGACCGCCCGATCGTCACCTTCCAGACCATCACCGGGCCGAGCCCCTGGCTGATGAACTCCCTCGGCCTGATAGGCCAGCTGTTCGTCAAGTACTACTACGTCACGCTGACCGAGCGTGTGGTCGTGGTGCACCGCGCCTCGCGGCTCTCCAACCGGCCGCAGGAGATCGTCCACGTGGTGCCGCTGGAGCAGGCCCGGACGCTGGTGAGCGACATCCGCCGCAACCCGCTCTGGAGCGCCCTGCAGTTCCACTTCCCCGGCGAGGAGAAGTCCACCCGGCTGAACGTGCACCGCTACTGGCGCACCGAGCTGGACGTCTTCGTCCCCGGCCTGACCGGCCAGCCGATCGCCTCCTGACCCGCTGCCCCGCCCGTGGCCGGCACCGGCCGCGGGCGGGCCCGCGACGCCGACCGTACGGTCAGAGGCCCTGGTCGCGGGCCCAGTCGGCGAGTTCGCGGGCGCAGTCGTCCACGGACTCCCGCCAGGTGCGGGCCGCGCCGGTGCCGGCCTCGTCGCTGACGTGCTTGATCAGCCGGATCGGCACCTCGGCCTGCCGGGCGACCGTCGCCAGGGCGTAGCCCTCCATGTCGACCAGGTCCGCACTGCGCGCCAGGCGGTCGCGGGCCTCCGGGTCGGACACGAACAGGTCGCCGGTGGCGAGCGTCGGGCCCTTCCGGTCGCTGAGGGTGATCGCGGCACCGTACGAACGGCCGGTCAGCTCCCGCAGCACCGGGGTGTCGATGTCGTGCTGGAGCACCTCGACGACCTCGTGGGTGCCCTCCCAGCCCGGGCGCAGCGCGCCGGCCGTACCCAGGTTGACGATCTCCGACGGCCGCTCGCCGCGGGCCAGCACGGTGGCCAGGCCGGCCGCCGCATTGACCTTCCCCATGCCGGTGAGCAGCACGGGAAGCCGATCGCCGAGGTACGCCGCCTCCTCCTGGACGGCGACGACGATCAGCGGGCGGTCGGGGGAGATCGTTCCGAGCAGGCGCATGGCGCCCATGGTACGGAGCGCCTCCGGCCCCCGGAAGCCCGGGAGCGCGCCCCGGCCCGTCCGGCGCCCGGCGCAACCGCATAGGGTGCAACCCGCGTCGCACTGGAGACGGCCGGGCACCGCCTGGCCGGCCCCGGACGGACGGCCCGAGCACGGGCGGCCCGACCCGGCAGGCAGGTCGAAGCTCAAGATCGGCGCAAGTCGGGTGTGACTGTCACGACCGGCGGCCATACTGCTGGCAACGACCGGGCCCCGTCGGCGGGTCGGGTCACTGGGGAGGGTGGGGCGGTGGCGACACCAGTACGCACGGAGGAGCAGGGCCCGGCGCCGGGCACGACCGGTGCCACAGCCCCGCGTCCGGACGCCGGACCTGCGAGAACGCCGGCCGCCGGACGACCGGCCCGGGCGCCGGGACGGCTCGACCTGTCCGGGCGGATCACCAGGATCGCCGACGCCCGGCACACCGCGCCGGGGCGGCTGCGGCTGGCCGGCGCAATGCTCGCCGTCCTGACGGTGGCCTTCGGCCTGCTGACCGCCTGGCAGGTCGACTCACGCGCGCAGGCCGCGGACCGGGTGGTCTCCTACAGCCAGCCGCTCAGCCAGGCCGCCGCCGACATCCACCGCTCGCTGGCCGACGCGGACACCACCGCCGCCACCGGCTTCCTGCTCGCGGGCGCCGAGCCCAAGGCCGTCCGTGAGCGCTACGAGAAGGACCTCGCCACCGCCTCCCGGCTGATCGCCGAGGCGGCCGCCCGCACCACCGCCTCCTCCCCCGCCCAGCAGTGGCTCTCCTCGCTCAACCAGCAGATCCCGGTCTACGCGGGCCTGGTGGAGACCGCCCGGGCCGACAACCGGCTGGGCTTCCCGCTCGGCGGCGCCTACCTGCGCTACGCCTCCCAGCAGATGCGCGACACCCTGCTGCCGGACGCCGCGAAGCTCGCCGACGCCGAGAACGAGGCCCTGGCGCGGGACTACGCCGAGGCCCGCGCGGTGCCGTGGGCCGCGTTCGTGCTGGGGCTGCTCACGCTGGTGGCGCTGGTCCGGGTGCAGCAGGTGCTGTTCCGGCGGACCAACCGGGTCTTCAACATCGGGCTGGTCGGCTCCACCGCCGCGGTGCTGGCCGCCGTGCTGTGGCTGCTGGCCGGCAGCTGGATCACCGGCGCCCGGCTCGACGAGAGCGAACGGGACGGCTCCGCGCCGCTGCGCGCGCTCAACACCGCCCGGGTCGACGTGCTGACCGCCCGGCTGGCCGAGAACCTGCACCTGGTCGCCCGGGGTTCGAGCACCCAGTACGCCGACCTCTGGGCGTCGACCACCAAGGAGCTGACCGGCATCGCGGGCGGCGACGCGGCCCCCGGCACCGGCGGCGCGCTGGGCGAGGCCCGGCGGCTGGCCCCCAGGGACGCGGCGGACGCCGTCGACCAGGCCCGCAAGGAGTACACGACCTGGTCCGCCCGGCACGCCGCGGCGATCACCAAGGAGACCGTGGACGGCGACTACCAGGGGGCCCTGGACTCCACCATCACCGTGAAGGAGGCCGACGTCCCGAACACCTCGGACGCCTCCTTCAGCGCCACCGACCAGCAGTTGGAACGAGCGGCGGGCATCGAACTGGCGAGGTTCAAGGCCGCGGCGGGCGGCACCGGCGGGCTGCTGGACGCGCTGGCCGCCGGCGCGGCGGTGCTCGCCCTGGTGGCGGCCGCCAGCGCGGTGCGCGGCCTCGGCCGCCGCCTGGCCGAGTACCGGTAGAGGGGCGGGAGATGACGATGCGTACAGCACCAGCGCGGAGCACGGACGTGGCGGACACGGGCGGTTCGGGTACGGGCGGTTCGGGCGCGAACCCGGCCGGCGCCGACGGCGCGGGCCGGGCCCGCCGGGGCCGGGCGGCAACCGTGGTCGCACTGCTCGCGGCCGGCGCCACCCTGCTCGGCGCGGGCAGCCCGCAGGGCGCCGGACTGCCGGCCGCCGGCGGCGGGCCCCGGCAGCAGGCCCCGCAGGCCGCGCCGGCCGCCGACCCGAACTGCGACACCGGCCGGAGCGTGCCGCCCAGCTCGGTGGACGGCCCCGCCGTGAAGGCGATCAAGGACAACAAGACGCTGGTCATCGGGGTGGACCAGAACAGCTACCGGTGGGGTGCGCGCAACCCCGCCACCGGCGAGATCGAGGGCTTCGACATCGACCTCGCCAAGGCGATAGGCACCGCCCTGATGGGCGACCCGAACAAGGTGACCTTCAAGGCGGTGCCGACCGCCGAGCGGATCAAGTTCATCCAGGACGGCAAGGTCGACATGATCGTCCGCACCATGACGATCACCTGTGAGCGGATGGACCAGGTCGCCTTCTCCAAGCCCTACTTCAAGACCGCCAACCGGCTGCTGGTGCCGAAGGCCAGGGGCGTGAAAACCTTCGACGAGGCACTGAAGGGCCGGACGGCGTGCGCCGCCCGCAGCTCCTCCGCCGAGGACGAGCTCAAGAGCAACCCGCACGGCTCCAAGCTCGTCACCGTGGAGAACCAGCTCGACTGCCTGGTCCTCATGCAGCTCGGCAAGGTCGACGCCACCATGACCGACGACGGCCTGGCCGCCGGACAGGCCGCCCAGGACACCACCGTGACGCTGCTCGACGAGCAGGTCCGCCCGGGCGTGATGGGCGTGGCGATGAAGCTGGGCAACACCGACCTGGTCGCCCGGGTCAACCAGGTGCTGGCCGACTACCAGGCGAGCGGCGCCTGGCGGGACAGCTACGACAAGTGGCTCAAGCCCACCATGCACGACGACGCCGAGCGCTTCCGGCCCTGAGCGGGCGGCGGGTGCGCCAGGGCGCCAGGGGCACCGGGGCGACAAGGACGGTCGAGCGGTTGAGCAGGTGAAGGACGGAGCGGTGGGACGGTGCCGACGGTACCGGCCGCACGAGCGGAGAAGGAGGACCTCGCGTTGGCAGGATCTGCTGGCCCGGTGATGAGCCGGGAGGAGGTGGACCGCGCACTGGCACGCCTGGGCGCGGAGCGCGACGCCGTCGAGGCGGCCCTGCTCTCGTTGCAGGACCACCCTGGCCGCCGACTGCTGGAGGGGGCCTCGCTGACCGGCCGGACGGAGGAGCGCTGGTCCGTCGCCGGGCAGGGCCTGCCACTGCTCTGGGCCCTCTTCGACCGCTACTCCGAGGCCCTCGCCTCGGCCCGCGCCGTCCGCGCCCGCAAGGCCAGACCCGGCGGCGCGGAGCTCGCCGAACTGAGCGAACTGCTCAGCGGCACCGCCGTCACCGTGCCCGGCGGCGCGCTGCCGGACGGCGGGCAGCGCCCCGGCGCACCGGCCCGGCTGGTCGAACAGGTCAGCCTGGCCGAGCTGATGGACCGGATGAACGCCTGGTACGCCACCGTGCTGGAGGTGGTGACCGCCGCCGACGCCGTCTGGTCCGCGCTGCCCGCCCGGATCGACCTGCTGCTCGCCGAACTGCGCCGGGTGCAGAGCCTGGCCGGCTCGCTCGGCGTCCGGGCCGGCGCCCATCCGCTCGGCGACGACCTCCTCGAGCTGGACAGCGCGCTGACGGCCCTGCGGGCCGAGGTGGTGGCCGACCCGCTGGCTCTCTGGCGCCCCTCCCGGGTGCCGGCCCAGCGCGGCACGGTGCCCGACGGCACCGCACTGGCCGGCCCGTCCGGGCTGGTCGACACCGAGCGCTTCGACCGGGCCGGCCGCGCCCTGGACGGCATCCGCCTGGAGCTGGAGGGCCTGCTGCGGCTGCGCGACGACGCCGAGGAGCGCCTGCAGCAGGTCGGCGACCTGCTGCAGCGGGCCGACGCCACCCTCGGCGAGGCCCGCCGGGCCCGCGGCGAGGTGCTGGCGAAGATCGCCGCCACCGAAGTCCCCGCGGTGCCGGGCCCGGCCTCCGCACTGCGCGAACGCGTCGTGCTGGCACTGGAGTTGCGCCAGAGCGGGCAGTGGCACCGGCTCGCCCCGCTGCTGGACCAGCTGGAGGACGCCGCCGCCAAGGAGCTGGGCCGCGCCCGGCAGGCGCTCACCGAGGTGACCCAGCCGCTCGCCGTCCGGGCCGAACTGCGCGGCCGCCTCGACGCGTACAAGGCGATGGCCGCCCGGCTGCGGGTCGCCGAGGATCCCGAGGTCATCGAGCGCTACGAGAAGGCCCGCTGGCTGCTGTGGAGCGCGCCCTGCGACCTGCGGGCGGCCGCGGGCGCGGTGGCGCGGTTCCAGCAGTCGCTGCGGCCGGTCGCCGAGGCGGCGGCGGGCGGCATCGCGCCGGGTGGCGGCGCACCGGGCGGGATCGCCCCGGGCAGTGGCCGTCCGGGCGAGGGGCCCGGCGGCGGCCCGGCCGACGACCGGCCAGGCGTCGGGAGCAGTGTGCAGGACAGCGTCCAGAGCAACGGTCAGGGGGCCTGAGTTTCATGAGCGAGGCGTGTGCACGGCCGGACTGCACCGGCGAGGGGACCATCGACGAGGACGGGTACTGCACCGAGTGCGGGCTGGCCCCGGCCGTCGCCGTCGCCGCCCCGGCCGCCGGGAGCACGACAGGCGGTACCGGCGGCGGGGCCCGGACGGGCGGCGGCGGCCCGGGCTCCCCCTGCGCCCACGACTGCCCGGGGACGATCGA
The sequence above is a segment of the Kitasatospora sp. NBC_00240 genome. Coding sequences within it:
- a CDS encoding nucleosidase, whose translation is MRLLGTISPDRPLIVVAVQEEAAYLGDRLPVLLTGMGKVNAAAGLATVLARGERPSEIVNLGTAGALRPGWEGTHEVVEVLQHDIDTPVLRELTGRSYGAAITLSDRKGPTLATGDLFVSDPEARDRLARSADLVDMEGYALATVARQAEVPIRLIKHVSDEAGTGAARTWRESVDDCARELADWARDQGL
- a CDS encoding histidine phosphatase family protein — encoded protein: MRLLLIRHGETFSNLGRLLDTARPGAELTPLGREQAAALPAALAEEDVDLLYVSTLVRTQQTAAPLAAARGLEPLVRDGLRELSAGDLELRGDQEAGETYMRTAFAWSAGDTALRMPGGENGVEALARIDEVMAEAADSGAGTVAMISHGAAIRMWAAARAENVDVPFAARHPLDNTGVVVLDGTPEGGWKALSWMGSPLGGPTRSDQQADSPAGRPVTPVPVTPAPVTPPQD
- a CDS encoding ABC transporter permease, which encodes MSTPVTGARPGRATGRDLAPRTAAGTAPPVRFGDLVAAEWIKIRSLRSTPWLLGLVVLVAVGAAGLVSFADYDAIPGRDPGSPWEPTFALHDAFPPEGYLMLMLAAGSLGAIAVVSEYGSGLIRTTTVAVPARGSVILAKAAVQLLLWTVVGAVTVTCSYLLSWSILDGRDAGIAITAPGAPTALAATVLLGPVCALVGLGLGTLIRHAATTVLAGVLVLLILPTLILPANNRSTVDLNHMLVLSAWQRLTRTWGSPSAVDHYASYAGSWTVYALWPLVAVALALVVVRRRDV
- a CDS encoding sensor histidine kinase; the encoded protein is MDVTPAAPPSLAAAHRMRPALLWAGATILIVTIAESLLGEPYGVDHGVQRPGPLAAVSVDLLAAVLLRRFPVPVFGMLLSAGLGMALTEELLPLNLRIGHLLPAAAALCYLVTVRSGTVAMRALGVSLALMAGYQVVQAVLGVDVQLGQVQYPAALMMLFAWLIGLSVRQAREAASASRARATEQAITAERLRIARELHDMVAHSIGIIAIQAGVGSRVIGTQPDEARRALQAIEATSRETLAGLRRTLVALRQADPQGVGPVSSEPVAGLADVERLAAATAAAGVRVEVRRSGERRPLPPDIELSAYRIVQEAVTNVVRHAGTGHCRVSVDYGDEELSVEVVDEGRGAGGSSARGFGLLGMRERVGLLHGRFEAGPRPGGGFRVAAVLPLPAGAPAVVTAAPAQAPDAVEAAR
- a CDS encoding cysteine hydrolase family protein; this translates as MTNTSAFDAPLTLAPDAVLIVIDVQQGFDEEKFWGPRDNPDAEKRMVQLIESWQSTGRPIVTVQHASAAGPLVAGTPGYELKPEIAAVEPDLHIVKSVNSAFYGTPDLHEWLQARGARQLVVVGIMTNVCNEVTARMGGNLGYDVIFPADAMHTFAMAGPDGELIPATELARATSAVLHTARFAKVVTTDAVLAAAAA
- a CDS encoding helix-turn-helix domain-containing protein: MRTVGCLIFDGVRAFDYAVIGEVWANRVSRPGVPAFDLRVCGPDGARVRLGGGLERTPDHGLDALLDCDLVVVPGVEQPLAPTAPAVLAALRAVHARGVPIASLCAGAFVLADAGLLDGRAATTHWCVAQDLAARHPAVDVQPEVLFTGDGEIWTSAGVAAGIDLCLHLVRSAHGQQAAATIARAMVTAPFRAGGQAQFIPSPVPEEAGDDALARVRTEVLAGLDTPWTVRRMAGLALMSERSFARRFVEAAGTSPLRWLLEQRVLAAQRLLEETDLPVDEVAGRCGFASAVSLRPAFVRRVGLAPREYRRSFRGREVG
- a CDS encoding glutamate ABC transporter substrate-binding protein, producing the protein MRTAPARSTDVADTGGSGTGGSGANPAGADGAGRARRGRAATVVALLAAGATLLGAGSPQGAGLPAAGGGPRQQAPQAAPAADPNCDTGRSVPPSSVDGPAVKAIKDNKTLVIGVDQNSYRWGARNPATGEIEGFDIDLAKAIGTALMGDPNKVTFKAVPTAERIKFIQDGKVDMIVRTMTITCERMDQVAFSKPYFKTANRLLVPKARGVKTFDEALKGRTACAARSSSAEDELKSNPHGSKLVTVENQLDCLVLMQLGKVDATMTDDGLAAGQAAQDTTVTLLDEQVRPGVMGVAMKLGNTDLVARVNQVLADYQASGAWRDSYDKWLKPTMHDDAERFRP
- a CDS encoding ATP-binding cassette domain-containing protein, with amino-acid sequence MIEVNELTKRYGRKTAVDQLTFTVRPGQVTGFLGPNGAGKTTTLRMILGLDAPTGGTATVNGVPFRDHRRGLHHAGALLDAQQVHGGRTAAAHLAALARSNGIAARRVDEVLEEVGLAGAARRRVGGFSLGMKQRLGIAVALLGDPPVLMFDEPVNGMDPEGVLWVRRLFRRLAAEGRTVFLSSHLMTEMEHTADQLVVIGQGRLIAAESVASFAARAGRPSVLVGTSQAAELADLLTAAGATVLPEGSAGAERLTVTGLPAGRIGALAAEHLITLHELTTRTASLEEAFMELTADSIEYQAGGSR
- a CDS encoding response regulator transcription factor codes for the protein MTVRVVLADDQPLVRSGLRVLITDTPDLEVVGEAANGEEAVRLAAELAPDVVVMDIRMPGMDGIEATRRIMAGPGSTRVLVLTTFDEDEHVHGALRAGASGFAVKDMALDDILAAIRVVAAGDALIAPGVTRRLIADFLAGSRAAPGRAPRSLGGVTDREREVLTLVGRGRSNSEIAEDLFISVATAKSHVARLLSKLGARDRVQLVITAYEAGLVAPPG